One segment of Castanea sativa cultivar Marrone di Chiusa Pesio chromosome 3, ASM4071231v1 DNA contains the following:
- the LOC142626835 gene encoding nuclear transcription factor Y subunit B-4-like, which produces MDDEQERLLPIANVGRIMKQILPPTAKISKEAKQTMQECATEFISFVTAEASDKCHKENRKTVNGDDICWALSTLGFDNYAEAIVRYLYKYREAERLKANQNKGNGTPDNHEEESNYRSGGPHGRQTELPIPLEFRVTERGDNSQARPS; this is translated from the coding sequence ATGGATGATGAGCAAGAAAGATTGCTTCCAATTGCAAACGTGGGTAGGATCATGAAGCAAATCCTTCCCCCAACAGCAAAGATTTCCAAGGAAGCCAAACAAACTATGCAAGAATGTGCAACTGAGTTCATAAGTTTTGTCACAGCGGAGGCATCTGACAAGTGTCACAAAGAGAACAGAAAGACTGTCAATGGGGATGACATCTGTTGGGCTTTGAGTACTCTAGGTTTTGATAACTATGCTGAGGCTATAGTACGCtacttatataaatatagagaGGCTGAAAGGCTAAAAGCTAATCAAAACAAAGGTAATGGTACTCCTGACAACCATGAAGAAGAATCAAACTATAGAAGTGGAGGTCCACATGGGAGGCAAACTGAGCTTCCTATCCCATTAGAGTTTAGAGTTACGGAGAGGGGTGACAACTCTCAAGCAAGACCATCTTGA